A region of Candidatus Didemnitutus sp. DNA encodes the following proteins:
- the istB gene encoding IS21-like element helper ATPase IstB: MNQLHQLLHELRLSGLRETLSVRLQEAAANRLAPEEFLTLVLQDEVNVRQQRQIQRRVKLADFNRLKPLDEFDWRFNPSISRKQIYELAAGHFIRAKTDVLFIGPPGVGKSHLAQAIGYEAIKQGFVVCYRSIFDLVRDFLAEDALAQRDRVLRGYIKPDLLIIDDMGLRALPKHSGEYLLEVIMRRYETRSTIMTSNRPLEDWGKLLQDVPTAGAVLDRFLHHATVIAITGESYRLKDAAAGKVKSK, from the coding sequence ATGAACCAACTCCATCAACTCCTGCATGAACTCCGACTCTCCGGCTTGCGCGAGACGTTGTCCGTGCGGCTGCAAGAAGCCGCCGCCAATCGACTCGCACCCGAAGAGTTTTTGACCCTCGTGCTTCAGGACGAAGTCAACGTGCGCCAGCAGCGCCAGATCCAGCGTCGGGTGAAGCTCGCCGACTTCAACCGGCTCAAGCCGCTCGATGAGTTTGATTGGCGCTTCAATCCTTCGATCTCCCGCAAGCAGATCTACGAACTGGCGGCCGGGCACTTTATCCGCGCGAAAACCGACGTGCTGTTCATCGGACCGCCCGGCGTCGGCAAAAGTCACTTGGCCCAGGCGATCGGCTACGAGGCGATCAAGCAGGGCTTCGTCGTGTGCTATCGCTCGATCTTCGACCTCGTGCGCGACTTCCTCGCCGAGGACGCGCTCGCGCAGCGCGATCGCGTCCTGCGCGGCTACATCAAACCTGATCTGCTCATCATCGACGACATGGGCCTGCGCGCTTTGCCGAAGCACTCCGGCGAGTATCTGCTCGAAGTCATCATGCGCCGCTATGAAACGCGCTCCACGATCATGACCAGCAACCGACCGCTCGAAGACTGGGGCAAGTTGCTCCAGGACGTGCCCACCGCCGGCGCCGTCCTCGACCGCTTCCTGCATCACGCCACCGTCATCGCCATCACCGGCGAGAGTTACCGCTTGAAGGACGCCGCCGCCGGCAAAGTGAAGTCCAAGTGA